A window of the Oscillospiraceae bacterium NTUH-002-81 genome harbors these coding sequences:
- a CDS encoding ribonucleotide-diphosphate reductase subunit beta, translated as MMELKKKPLFNPEGDPDVRLRRMIGGNTTNLNDFNNMKYAWVSDWYRQAMNNFWIPEEINLSQDVKDYPRLLSAERSAYDKILSFLVFLDSIQTANLPNIGAYITANEVNLCLSIQAFQECVHSQSYSYMLDTICSPVERNDILYQWKTDEHLLRRNTFIGDCYNEFQERKGAPTLLRVMMANYILEGIYFYSGFMFFYNLSRNGKMPGSAQEIRYINRDENTHLWLFRNIITELQKEQPELFTAESVQALREMMREGVEQEIAWGHYVIGDDIPGLNRQMISDYIRYLGNLRWTSLGYPALYPGFESEPESMEWVSQYADANMVKTDFFEARSTAYAKSTALIDDL; from the coding sequence ATGATGGAACTGAAGAAAAAGCCCCTCTTTAACCCGGAGGGCGACCCTGATGTGCGCCTGCGGCGCATGATCGGCGGCAATACCACCAACCTCAACGACTTCAACAATATGAAGTACGCTTGGGTCAGCGACTGGTACCGGCAGGCCATGAACAACTTTTGGATCCCTGAGGAGATCAATCTCTCGCAGGATGTGAAGGACTATCCCCGCCTGCTGTCAGCCGAGCGCAGCGCCTACGATAAAATTCTGAGTTTTCTTGTCTTTTTGGATTCCATTCAGACAGCGAACCTGCCTAATATCGGCGCCTACATTACAGCCAACGAGGTCAATCTCTGCCTGTCCATTCAGGCGTTTCAGGAGTGTGTCCACTCACAGAGCTACAGCTATATGCTCGACACCATCTGTTCCCCCGTGGAGCGCAATGACATCCTCTACCAATGGAAAACGGACGAGCATCTGCTGCGCCGCAACACCTTCATTGGGGACTGCTACAACGAGTTTCAGGAGCGGAAGGGCGCTCCCACGCTGCTGCGCGTGATGATGGCGAACTATATTTTGGAGGGCATCTATTTTTACAGCGGCTTTATGTTCTTCTACAATCTCTCCCGAAACGGGAAGATGCCCGGCTCGGCGCAGGAGATCCGCTATATAAACCGCGACGAGAACACGCACTTGTGGCTGTTCCGCAATATCATCACGGAGCTGCAAAAGGAGCAGCCGGAGTTGTTCACCGCCGAGAGCGTACAAGCGCTGCGCGAGATGATGCGTGAGGGCGTGGAGCAGGAGATCGCATGGGGGCATTATGTGATCGGCGACGACATCCCGGGGTTGAACCGGCAGATGATTAGCGATTACATCCGCTATCTCGGCAATCTTCGCTGGACGAGCCTTGGCTATCCGGCATTGTATCCGGGCTTTGAGAGCGAACCGGAGAGCATGGAATGGGTCAGCCAGTACGCTGACGCCAATATGGTCAAGACCGATTTCTTTGAGGCACGCAGTACCGCCTACGCCAAGAGCACCGCACTGATAGACGATTTATAA